The Parafrankia discariae DNA window GACGTCGAGCTCGACCTGCGGGTGATCGAGGCGGCCGGCCCGCTTGTCATCACGATGTGCTCCACGGACGACAACTGCGGGTCGACCTGCAAGCCGAGTGCCTGCTCCAGCATTTCCGACGACCCGTCCTGACGGCTCGTCTGCCCCGCCGGCACCTCGCACGTGGTCTCTTGGCCCGATCACCCTTCCTTTGGCTATGAAGGTGGGAGTGGGGACCGTTCGTCGGTGGGAGTGGGGGCCAGCTGTTCAGGCGGGTTGGGTCGTGTCGGTGGGAGTGGGGACCGGG harbors:
- a CDS encoding FxLD family lanthipeptide, encoding MTPSTAVLAPPPVSSEPDPFDVELDLRVIEAAGPLVITMCSTDDNCGSTCKPSACSSISDDPS